From the Prunus dulcis chromosome 4, ALMONDv2, whole genome shotgun sequence genome, one window contains:
- the LOC117624416 gene encoding pentatricopeptide repeat-containing protein At4g16470 isoform X1 encodes MLAISRMKALISATTFSTYSVPHISKTTPLALSSLASKSFSFNPPTLFQNPNLLLPKPNLFLPKTCISSVQNRCMQMETASRQRSGEIHVIVGPMFAGKTTTLLRKVQSERGDGSFQVKPQKHIPVDKTLKGLCYSGRLAEAVGLLCHTGLQVDPDTYALLLQECIFRKEYKKGKIIHAQMIVVGFVLNEYLKTKLLILYAKSGNLGTAHILLDKLLEKSLVSWNAIIAGYVQKGLEDVGLSLYYKMRHSGLIPDQYTFASVFRACASLATLEHGKQAHGIMIKCQIGENVVVNSALMDMYFKCSDLCDGQRVFDTCQNRNAITWTALISGYGQHGRVVEVLDFFHRMKSEGFRPNYVTFISVLSACSHGGLVDEAWEYFSSMTRDYGIHPRAQHYAALVDLLGRAGQLEEAYEFVSNSPCKEHSVMWGAFLWACRIHGDRDLLKLAAKKYFELEPENAGKYVVLSNAYATFGLWDNVAKLRSMMTDSGMRKEPAYSKVEVQKEVHFFLKGDTYHKQSKEIYEMVKLVDCSLKDSAHIQEESPWAKFFQGQLPHKSLITRCKQKRNVAIIKSSKDTRYGLDSIVTHDGVKMPCWALTHLSAFKQKLSHDAYDQLDVIGIDEAQFFDDLYDFCSEAADHDGKKVIVAGLDGDYLRRSFGSVLDIIPLADSVTKLTSRCELCGNRAFFTLRKTEEMQTELIGGAEVYMPVCRQHYVGGQVAIEAARVVLESRVQCGSYA; translated from the exons ATGTTAGCTATTTCAAGAATGAAGGCCCTCATCTCCGCCACAACGTTCTCAACCTACTCTGTTCCTCACATCTCCAAGACCACACCTTTGGCCCTTTCATCTTTAGCCTCTAAGTCCTTTTCATTCAACCCACCAACCCTTTTCCAGAACCCCAATCTTCTCCTCCCAAAACCCAATCTTTTTTTGCCCAAAACCTGCATTTCTTCAGTTCAGAACCGATGTATGCAAATGGAGACGGCTTCTCGCCAACGATCCGGTGAGATTCACGTGATCGTCGGCCCAATGTTCGCCGGCAAGACCACGACGCTTCTTCGTAAAGTTCAATCCGAGAGAGGCGATGGCAG CTTTCAGGTCAAGCCCCAAAAGCACATCCCAGTGGATAAAACACTGAAGGGACTCTGCTATTCAGGAAGATTGGCAGAAGCCGTTGGGCTGTTGTGCCATACAGGGTTACAGGTAGACCCAGACACCTATGCTCTTCTATTGCAAGAATGTATATTTAGGAAAGAGTATAAGAAGGGGAAAATAATTCATGCACAAATGATCGTTGTGGGGTTTGTTCTCAATGAATATTTGAAGACCAAGTTGTTGATCTTGTATGCAAAATCAGGAAATTTAGGAACTGCCCACATTTTGCTTGATAAGTTGCTTGAGAAAAGCTTGGTTTCATGGAATGCAATAATTGCAGGGTATGTGCAAAAGGGACTGGAAGATGTGGGATTGAGTCTTTATTACAAGATGAGACATAGTGGTTTGATCCCAGACCAATATACCTTTGCATCAGTGTTCAGGGCGTGTGCCTCTTTAGCAACACTGGAGCATGGCAAGCAAGCCCATGGTATCATGATAAAGTGCCAAATTGGAGAAAATGTTGTAGTCAATAGTGCCCTCATGGATATGTACTTCAAATGTAGTGATTTATGTGATGGGCAAAGGGTATTTGATACATGTCAAAATAGGAATGCCATTACCTGGACTGCTTTGATATCCGGTTATGGTCAGCATGGAAGAGTTGTAGAGGTCTTAGATTTTTTTCATAGGATGAAGAGTGAAGGTTTCAGACCAAATTATGTTACTTTTATCTCAGTTCTTTCTGCTTGTAGTCATGGAGGTTTAGTTGATGAGGCTTGggaatatttttcttcaatgaCAAGAGACTATGGAATTCACCCAAGAGCACAGCATTATGCTGCCTTGGTTGACCTTTTAGGACGTGCTGGGCAGTTAGAAGAGGCCTATGAGTTTGTTTCGAACTCACCTTGTAAGGAGCACTCAGTGATGTGGGGTGCTTTTCTTTGGGCTTGTAGAATTCATGGAGACAGAGACTTGTTAAAGCTTGCAGCAAAGAAATACTTCGAATTGGAACCAGAAAATGCTGGAAAGTATGTAGTCTTGTCTAATGCTTATGCCACTTTTGGGTTGTGGGACAATGTTGCTAAGCTTAGGTCTATGATGACGGATTCAGGGATGAGAAAGGAGCCTGCTTATAGCAAAGTAGAGGTTCAAAAAGAGGTCCACTTCTTTCTTAAAGGTGATACATATCACAAACAATCCAAGGAGATTTATGAGATGGTTAAATTGGTTGATTGCTCTCTAAAGGATTCAG CGCACATCCAAGAGGAGAGTCCATGGGCCAAGTTTTTTCAGGGTCAACTTCCCCATAAGTCATTAATCACAAGATGTAAGCAAAAGAG AAATGTTGCTATAATTAAATCAAGCAAGGATACAAGATATGGATTAGATTCAATTGTGACGCATGATGGGGTCAAGATGCCGTGTTGGGCGTTAACACATCTATCAGCATTCAAACAAAAGTTGAGCCATGATGCATATGATCAG CTAGATGTAATTGGTATTGATGAAGCCCAATTCTTTGACGACCTGTATGATTTCTGTTCTGAAGCCGCTGATCATGATGGTAAAAAAGTAATAGTCGCTGGGCTAGATGGTGACTATTTAAG GAGGAGCTTTGGTTCTGTGCTAGATATAATTCCTCTTGCTGATTCTGTAACCAAGTTAACATCTCGATGTGAACTTTGTGGGAACCGGGCTTTCTTTACATTAAGAAAGACGGAGGAGATGCAGACTGAGCTTATTGGCGGGGCTGAAGTCTACATGCCTGTCTGCCGGCAGCACTATGTTGGTGGACAAGTAGCCATAGAAGCTGCGAGAGTTGTCCTGGAATCCCGAGTTCAGTGCGGTTCATATGCGTAG
- the LOC117624416 gene encoding thymidine kinase a isoform X2, which produces MLAISRMKALISATTFSTYSVPHISKTTPLALSSLASKSFSFNPPTLFQNPNLLLPKPNLFLPKTCISSVQNRCMQMETASRQRSGEIHVIVGPMFAGKTTTLLRKVQSERGDGRNVAIIKSSKDTRYGLDSIVTHDGVKMPCWALTHLSAFKQKLSHDAYDQLDVIGIDEAQFFDDLYDFCSEAADHDGKKVIVAGLDGDYLRRSFGSVLDIIPLADSVTKLTSRCELCGNRAFFTLRKTEEMQTELIGGAEVYMPVCRQHYVGGQVAIEAARVVLESRVQCGSYA; this is translated from the exons ATGTTAGCTATTTCAAGAATGAAGGCCCTCATCTCCGCCACAACGTTCTCAACCTACTCTGTTCCTCACATCTCCAAGACCACACCTTTGGCCCTTTCATCTTTAGCCTCTAAGTCCTTTTCATTCAACCCACCAACCCTTTTCCAGAACCCCAATCTTCTCCTCCCAAAACCCAATCTTTTTTTGCCCAAAACCTGCATTTCTTCAGTTCAGAACCGATGTATGCAAATGGAGACGGCTTCTCGCCAACGATCCGGTGAGATTCACGTGATCGTCGGCCCAATGTTCGCCGGCAAGACCACGACGCTTCTTCGTAAAGTTCAATCCGAGAGAGGCGATGGCAG AAATGTTGCTATAATTAAATCAAGCAAGGATACAAGATATGGATTAGATTCAATTGTGACGCATGATGGGGTCAAGATGCCGTGTTGGGCGTTAACACATCTATCAGCATTCAAACAAAAGTTGAGCCATGATGCATATGATCAG CTAGATGTAATTGGTATTGATGAAGCCCAATTCTTTGACGACCTGTATGATTTCTGTTCTGAAGCCGCTGATCATGATGGTAAAAAAGTAATAGTCGCTGGGCTAGATGGTGACTATTTAAG GAGGAGCTTTGGTTCTGTGCTAGATATAATTCCTCTTGCTGATTCTGTAACCAAGTTAACATCTCGATGTGAACTTTGTGGGAACCGGGCTTTCTTTACATTAAGAAAGACGGAGGAGATGCAGACTGAGCTTATTGGCGGGGCTGAAGTCTACATGCCTGTCTGCCGGCAGCACTATGTTGGTGGACAAGTAGCCATAGAAGCTGCGAGAGTTGTCCTGGAATCCCGAGTTCAGTGCGGTTCATATGCGTAG